A portion of the Flavobacterium limnophilum genome contains these proteins:
- a CDS encoding alpha/beta hydrolase family protein, whose translation MRALQHTTVKKGFHLIGNLPAKCLPLGALFIFVLVACPLLGQVKQKKQLTPTDYPLWGNLQLEELSEKGNWVSYSMRYDEQPTDTVFLKNTKTKKMIPFPKGSEGKFNKEESFACLTPAGLAAINLKTNEQQLIPDAVAFAFSANGQYRIVLKKDSNNQNSLEISTSNSQWKEEIKDATVFLLNAAGNKMICSIESNKRNAVLLVNLDNILTKKVLIEDTKYHFTNLAWNASGNALAFFQVALDKTAKKDTKLIYYNCNENNPVSFSLEDQPNIPEDMQMDTGRIIPLTISDDSQKVFFGIKEKDQIENKNNPETVQIWKGSDNWIYPQQKGIQNWKKTVKTAVWWPSKNQCIPITTTKFPRLMLDGKQQWALVYNPMANKPQYQYDDDRNLYLKNLETDESTLWVEKQSANINHLLASPNGKYFVYFKNKNWWIFDLNTKTHRNITEYLGINCEDVDYDNAGEIPAYGIAGWTKNDDSILIYDQYDIWEISPDGKKATRLTAGKEKQICFRIPKNKDGTWNKQNFDGLTSTEVDLDNGLLLQAKGDNLFSGYYFWNRKQREKALVYSNSRIDQILKASKGNAYIFREQKYDSPPSLILKEESKNTPKKLFESNPQHHQYEWGKSELIYYQNAKGKTLKGVLYYPAGYNPAKKYPMIVHLYERQSHELHYYINPSELDSRGFNRTNFTTQGYFVLYPDISYEIGNPGVSALDCVVAATQSVIDKGLVLPNKIGLIGHSFGGYESSFIVTQTDLFATVIAGAAATDLTSWYLTVGWNNGRPEIWRFESQQWRMGKSLFEDMEAYNRNSPVLNAKKIKTPLLFWTGEEDKQVNSNQSIEFYLALRRLEKQATMLVYPKERHELLKEANQKDLTHRIQNWFDYYLKDKQQ comes from the coding sequence ATGAGAGCTTTACAACATACTACCGTAAAAAAAGGATTCCATTTGATAGGAAACCTGCCAGCAAAGTGCCTTCCCCTTGGGGCACTCTTTATTTTTGTTTTAGTAGCCTGTCCCCTTTTGGGACAGGTAAAACAAAAAAAACAACTTACCCCCACCGATTATCCCCTTTGGGGTAATTTACAACTGGAGGAACTATCCGAGAAAGGAAATTGGGTCAGTTATTCTATGCGTTATGATGAACAACCCACCGACACCGTATTCCTGAAAAACACCAAAACCAAAAAAATGATCCCCTTTCCAAAGGGTTCGGAGGGAAAATTCAATAAAGAAGAATCTTTTGCCTGTTTAACTCCTGCGGGATTGGCAGCAATAAATCTGAAAACAAATGAACAACAGTTGATTCCCGATGCCGTTGCCTTTGCCTTTTCGGCAAACGGGCAATACCGGATAGTCTTAAAAAAGGATTCCAATAACCAAAATAGCCTTGAAATCAGTACATCCAATAGTCAATGGAAAGAAGAAATCAAAGACGCAACTGTATTCCTCTTGAATGCAGCCGGAAACAAAATGATATGCTCCATTGAATCCAACAAACGTAATGCCGTATTACTGGTAAACTTGGACAACATCCTAACCAAAAAAGTACTTATCGAAGATACAAAATACCATTTCACGAATCTCGCTTGGAATGCTTCGGGCAATGCCCTGGCTTTTTTCCAAGTAGCATTGGACAAAACTGCCAAGAAAGACACGAAGTTGATCTATTACAACTGCAACGAGAATAATCCCGTCTCATTTTCATTGGAGGACCAGCCCAATATTCCAGAAGATATGCAAATGGACACAGGCAGAATCATCCCATTGACGATTTCCGATGATAGTCAAAAAGTGTTTTTTGGAATAAAGGAAAAAGACCAGATAGAGAATAAAAATAATCCAGAAACCGTCCAAATCTGGAAAGGTAGCGACAACTGGATTTATCCACAGCAAAAAGGCATCCAGAATTGGAAAAAAACAGTAAAGACAGCCGTATGGTGGCCTTCCAAAAACCAATGTATCCCAATAACCACAACCAAATTCCCCAGGCTGATGCTGGATGGAAAACAACAGTGGGCACTGGTGTACAATCCGATGGCCAACAAACCACAATATCAATACGATGATGACAGGAATCTCTATTTGAAGAATCTGGAAACGGATGAATCTACCTTATGGGTCGAAAAACAGTCGGCCAACATCAACCACCTCTTGGCCTCACCCAACGGCAAATACTTTGTTTATTTCAAAAACAAGAACTGGTGGATTTTCGACCTGAATACCAAGACACATCGAAATATCACCGAGTATTTGGGCATCAACTGCGAGGATGTGGACTATGACAATGCGGGAGAAATCCCTGCTTACGGCATCGCTGGATGGACCAAAAATGACGATTCCATATTGATTTACGACCAATACGATATTTGGGAAATAAGCCCGGACGGCAAAAAAGCAACGCGACTCACCGCCGGCAAAGAAAAACAAATTTGCTTCCGGATTCCCAAAAACAAGGACGGCACCTGGAACAAACAAAATTTTGACGGTTTAACCAGCACCGAAGTGGACTTGGACAATGGGCTTCTGCTGCAAGCCAAAGGAGACAACTTGTTTTCAGGTTATTATTTCTGGAACAGGAAACAAAGAGAAAAAGCACTAGTCTATTCCAACAGCCGAATAGACCAAATACTGAAAGCTTCCAAAGGCAATGCGTATATCTTTAGAGAACAAAAATACGACAGTCCACCCTCTTTAATTCTTAAAGAAGAATCGAAAAACACGCCCAAAAAGCTTTTTGAAAGCAATCCACAACATCATCAATACGAATGGGGAAAGTCGGAACTTATTTATTATCAAAATGCAAAAGGAAAAACATTAAAAGGAGTTTTGTATTACCCTGCTGGTTATAATCCTGCCAAAAAATACCCGATGATAGTCCATCTTTACGAACGACAGTCCCATGAATTGCATTATTATATAAATCCCTCCGAGCTGGATTCAAGGGGATTCAACAGAACCAATTTTACTACCCAAGGCTATTTTGTCTTGTATCCCGACATCAGTTACGAAATCGGAAATCCGGGAGTTTCTGCACTGGATTGTGTGGTTGCCGCAACACAATCTGTAATCGATAAAGGATTGGTACTACCCAATAAAATAGGTCTTATAGGACATTCTTTCGGTGGCTATGAAAGCAGTTTCATTGTCACCCAAACCGATCTTTTTGCTACGGTAATTGCGGGAGCTGCAGCCACCGACTTGACGAGTTGGTACCTTACCGTGGGCTGGAATAATGGCAGACCCGAAATTTGGCGGTTTGAAAGCCAACAATGGAGAATGGGAAAATCCCTTTTCGAAGATATGGAAGCGTACAATCGAAACTCCCCGGTTTTAAACGCCAAAAAAATCAAGACACCGCTACTTTTTTGGACTGGAGAAGAGGACAAGCAAGTCAACAGCAATCAAAGTATCGAATTCTATCTGGCGTTGCGAAGATTGGAAAAACAAGCCACGATGTTGGTCTATCCAAAAGAACGTCATGAACTACTGAAAGAAGCCAATCAAAAGGATTTGACGCATCGCATTCAAAATTGGTTTGATTATTATTTGAAAGACAAGCAACAATAA
- a CDS encoding type I restriction endonuclease subunit R, with product MKFTESQLEKAFIFLLQEERMTHLAGGDVRKAEFNGLSEPPMVYGHVVSEKVLLVADFKNYLRSQYKTENITENEIDSILRDLDRLPASDLYETNKTIMKMVSDGFLLKREDRNQKDVYIQLIDYSEQDNNSYRIVNQLAIKGYEMRIPDLILYINGLPLVVFEFKTAIQENTSIHDAFVQLTTRYKRDIPELFKYNAFCVISDGVNTKAGSFFSSYEFFYAWRKIEGMVNEVDGIDAMFTLIQGMFNRNRLRNIIQNFIYLPDSSKKNDKIVCRYPQYYAAIKLFENIKIHQRPEGDGKGGTYFGTTGCGKSYTMLYLSRLLMRSTYFGSPTIVLITDRTDLDDQLSGQFTNAKGFIGDEMIISVESRSQLRELLQGRNSGGVFLTTIHKFTEDTRLLTKRNNVICISDEAHRSQTNLDQKIKVTDKGVSKTFGFAKYLHDSLPNATYVGFTGTPIDATIDVFGDIVDTYTMKESVIDEITVRIVYEGRAAKVLLNNSKLQEIEEYYNRCAEEGSNEHQVEESKKAMAQMNAIIGDPTRLKTVAEDFVKHYENRIAEGATVKGKAMFVCSSRPIAHELYKNILELRPEWGEVKIAEEGVVLSEKEQKEIKPMERIKMVMTRGKDDPEVLYNLLGTKEDRKEFDRQFKNEKSNFKVAIVVDMWLTGFDVPFLDTMYIDKPIQRHNLIQTISRVNRKFEGKEKGLIVDYIGIKKQMNLALAQYSSADAQNIEDIEQSIVVVKDQLDLLGKLFHKFDKSNYFKGSPIAQLQTLNQAAEFVQLTQELEKRFMYIVKRLKSAYDICSGSGAFSETERDEIHFYLAVRSIVFKLTKGVAPDTAQMNNKVRQMLQEAIESDGVEEIFKLGEDNQTEVDIFSEDYMAKIDKIKLPNTKIKLLQKLLAKAIDDVKKINKITGIDFSKRLQFIVDKYNERKESDVLRSEVLEDFTDEIIDLYYALKKEKDSFKDLGIDFEEKAFYDILKALAVKYDFEYPEDKLILLAQKVKGVVDDKAKYTDWSKRDDIKAELKVDLIILLADSGYPPVDRDEVYKEIFDQAENFKKYRTY from the coding sequence ATGAAATTCACCGAATCACAATTAGAAAAGGCATTTATATTCTTGCTGCAAGAAGAGCGAATGACGCATCTTGCCGGCGGTGATGTGCGCAAAGCAGAATTCAATGGTTTGAGCGAACCTCCAATGGTTTATGGTCATGTGGTAAGTGAAAAGGTGCTGCTAGTTGCCGATTTTAAAAATTACCTGCGCAGCCAATACAAGACTGAAAATATCACGGAAAACGAAATTGATTCGATCCTCAGGGATTTGGATCGTCTGCCGGCTTCTGATTTGTATGAAACCAACAAAACCATCATGAAAATGGTAAGCGACGGTTTCCTGTTGAAACGCGAAGACCGCAACCAGAAAGATGTTTACATTCAGCTGATTGATTATTCCGAGCAGGATAACAACAGTTATAGAATTGTCAATCAATTGGCGATTAAGGGGTATGAGATGCGTATTCCCGATTTAATTTTGTACATCAACGGATTGCCTTTGGTGGTTTTTGAATTTAAAACTGCCATTCAGGAAAACACATCCATTCATGATGCTTTTGTTCAATTGACCACAAGATACAAAAGAGATATTCCCGAACTCTTCAAATACAATGCTTTTTGTGTCATAAGCGATGGAGTCAATACTAAAGCTGGTTCCTTTTTTTCGTCCTACGAATTCTTTTATGCCTGGCGTAAAATTGAAGGCATGGTCAATGAAGTGGATGGAATAGACGCCATGTTTACGCTCATTCAGGGAATGTTCAACCGAAACAGGTTAAGAAACATCATCCAGAATTTTATTTACCTACCGGACAGTTCCAAGAAAAATGACAAGATAGTTTGCCGTTATCCTCAATACTATGCCGCGATTAAACTTTTTGAAAATATAAAAATACATCAACGTCCTGAAGGTGATGGAAAAGGCGGTACCTACTTTGGCACCACAGGTTGCGGAAAAAGCTACACGATGTTGTATTTGAGCCGTCTGTTGATGCGAAGCACTTATTTTGGAAGTCCTACCATCGTATTAATCACGGACAGAACTGATTTGGATGACCAATTGTCGGGTCAATTTACCAATGCCAAAGGATTTATCGGTGATGAAATGATTATCAGCGTTGAAAGCAGAAGTCAACTAAGGGAACTATTGCAAGGCAGAAACAGCGGAGGGGTATTCCTGACGACCATTCACAAGTTTACGGAAGATACCCGATTATTGACCAAACGAAATAATGTAATTTGTATATCCGACGAGGCACACCGCAGTCAAACCAATTTGGACCAGAAAATAAAAGTTACCGATAAAGGGGTGTCCAAAACTTTCGGCTTTGCCAAATATTTACACGATTCCCTGCCTAATGCCACTTATGTAGGTTTCACGGGAACACCCATTGATGCCACGATTGATGTATTTGGCGATATCGTCGATACCTATACGATGAAGGAATCCGTGATTGATGAAATTACGGTACGCATTGTTTATGAAGGTCGTGCTGCCAAAGTGCTGCTTAATAACAGCAAGCTTCAGGAAATTGAGGAATATTATAATCGTTGTGCCGAGGAAGGCAGTAACGAGCATCAGGTGGAGGAAAGCAAAAAAGCGATGGCGCAAATGAACGCCATCATTGGCGATCCCACACGATTGAAAACCGTGGCCGAAGATTTCGTGAAGCATTATGAAAACAGAATTGCAGAAGGTGCTACGGTAAAAGGAAAAGCGATGTTTGTCTGCAGTAGCCGTCCGATCGCTCATGAATTGTATAAAAATATTTTGGAACTCCGTCCGGAATGGGGCGAAGTGAAAATTGCAGAAGAAGGTGTCGTGCTTTCTGAAAAAGAACAAAAGGAAATCAAACCAATGGAGCGCATCAAAATGGTGATGACCAGAGGAAAAGACGACCCCGAAGTCCTATACAATCTGCTAGGAACCAAAGAAGACCGCAAGGAGTTTGACCGCCAGTTTAAAAATGAAAAATCCAATTTCAAAGTTGCCATTGTCGTCGATATGTGGCTGACTGGTTTTGACGTGCCGTTCCTGGACACGATGTACATTGACAAACCGATACAAAGACACAACCTAATCCAAACCATTTCAAGGGTAAACCGAAAGTTTGAAGGTAAAGAAAAAGGCTTGATAGTTGATTATATTGGAATCAAAAAACAAATGAATTTGGCTTTGGCGCAATACAGCAGTGCCGATGCCCAGAACATAGAAGATATAGAGCAATCCATAGTGGTTGTTAAAGACCAATTGGATTTACTGGGCAAATTGTTCCATAAATTCGATAAATCAAATTATTTCAAGGGTTCGCCAATAGCACAATTACAGACTTTGAATCAGGCAGCAGAGTTTGTCCAGCTTACCCAAGAGCTGGAAAAGAGATTTATGTACATCGTAAAACGATTAAAATCGGCTTACGATATTTGTTCCGGTAGTGGTGCGTTTAGCGAAACCGAACGAGATGAAATTCATTTCTATTTGGCTGTACGCTCCATAGTATTCAAACTCACCAAAGGTGTTGCCCCGGATACTGCGCAAATGAACAATAAAGTGCGCCAAATGCTGCAGGAAGCCATTGAAAGTGATGGAGTGGAGGAAATTTTCAAACTGGGAGAAGACAATCAAACCGAAGTAGATATTTTCTCGGAGGATTATATGGCCAAGATTGATAAAATCAAACTTCCCAATACCAAAATCAAGCTTTTACAAAAGCTTTTGGCCAAAGCTATTGACGATGTAAAGAAAATTAACAAGATAACTGGAATTGATTTTTCTAAACGTTTGCAATTCATAGTTGACAAATACAACGAACGAAAAGAAAGTGATGTATTGCGAAGCGAAGTTTTGGAGGATTTCACAGATGAAATTATTGATTTGTACTATGCCTTAAAAAAAGAAAAAGATTCCTTTAAAGACCTGGGCATTGACTTTGAGGAAAAAGCTTTTTATGACATCCTGAAAGCTTTAGCAGTAAAATACGATTTTGAATATCCCGAGGATAAACTTATTCTTTTGGCACAAAAAGTAAAAGGGGTAGTGGATGACAAAGCAAAATATACCGATTGGAGTAAACGTGACGACATCAAGGCCGAACTTAAAGTGGATCTCATCATTCTTTTGGCTGATAGTGGGTATCCTCCTGTAGATAGAGACGAAGTGTATAAAGAAATCTTCGATCAAGCAGAAAATTTTAAGAAATACAGAACTTATTGA
- a CDS encoding ATP-binding protein, which translates to MSESQNIEWKRSWHNDYLKWICGFANAVGGIIYIGKDDDGAVTHLEHHKALMESLPNKIRENLGIICDVNLHDEAGKKYIEIRVNPYSVPVSLRGRYYYRSGSSKMEMTGNTLNEFLLKKAGKTWDDVIEEGASLDDIDDNSIKTFVKDALKSGRMPHDIGELSTVELLEKIRLLDQGKLKRAAIILFGKDPNRFYPNIKVKIGRFGINDADLRFQEVEEGNIIELLKTVPNQLNYKFFIKPIDFEGLLRIEKEEYPVAAIREMLLNALVHRSYMGSMVQMRVYDDKLNIWNEGLLPEGMDLESLKHHHISRPRNPLIADVCFKAGYIDSWGRGTLKIYEACKEAGLPEPEITNLDGGILVTVFKKETSSLNDQDNAVAGGQVDDLEKSIEQVRREFGLLSDRIALGKEKNIAFLRGNYGVFTEEIRKKFGINTEEIRKKYGRNAIDILMLFMLEPSIRSKDIAVILELAASTIEKVIAKFKDDEVIEREGSTKSGYWKIIEQK; encoded by the coding sequence ATGAGCGAATCTCAAAACATAGAATGGAAACGAAGCTGGCATAACGACTATCTGAAATGGATATGCGGTTTTGCCAATGCAGTTGGAGGAATTATCTACATCGGAAAGGATGATGATGGTGCGGTAACACATTTGGAGCATCACAAAGCCCTAATGGAATCCCTGCCCAATAAAATCCGTGAAAATTTGGGCATCATCTGTGATGTCAATTTGCATGATGAAGCGGGTAAAAAATATATCGAAATTAGGGTCAATCCGTATTCGGTTCCCGTGTCGCTCCGTGGGCGTTACTATTACCGTTCCGGCAGTTCCAAAATGGAAATGACCGGAAATACCCTCAACGAGTTTTTACTCAAAAAAGCGGGTAAAACATGGGATGATGTCATCGAAGAAGGTGCCAGTTTGGATGACATCGATGACAATAGTATAAAGACATTTGTTAAAGATGCCTTAAAAAGCGGACGCATGCCCCATGATATTGGAGAGCTTTCTACGGTAGAGCTTTTGGAGAAAATTCGTTTGCTCGATCAAGGCAAACTCAAAAGAGCCGCCATTATCTTGTTTGGTAAAGACCCGAATCGTTTTTATCCCAACATCAAAGTAAAAATAGGCCGTTTTGGCATCAATGATGCCGACCTGCGTTTTCAGGAAGTCGAAGAAGGCAATATCATTGAATTACTGAAAACAGTTCCCAATCAGTTAAACTACAAGTTTTTTATCAAGCCCATCGATTTCGAAGGTTTGCTGCGTATCGAAAAAGAGGAGTATCCCGTGGCTGCCATACGAGAGATGCTGTTGAACGCCTTGGTGCACCGTTCCTATATGGGTTCAATGGTTCAAATGCGCGTGTATGACGATAAATTAAATATCTGGAACGAAGGTTTACTGCCTGAAGGAATGGACTTGGAAAGCCTAAAACATCACCATATTTCACGCCCGAGAAATCCGCTGATAGCCGATGTTTGTTTCAAAGCGGGTTATATTGATTCTTGGGGTCGCGGTACCTTGAAAATATATGAAGCCTGTAAAGAAGCCGGATTACCTGAACCGGAAATCACGAACTTGGATGGAGGTATTTTGGTTACTGTATTTAAAAAAGAAACTTCGTCTTTAAACGACCAAGATAATGCTGTGGCAGGTGGTCAAGTTGATGATTTAGAGAAGTCTATAGAACAAGTTCGAAGGGAATTTGGGTTGTTGTCAGACCGAATTGCTCTAGGCAAGGAAAAGAATATTGCTTTTTTACGGGGTAATTACGGGGTATTTACGGAAGAAATACGGAAGAAGTTCGGAATAAATACGGAAGAAATACGGAAGAAATACGGAAGAAATGCAATTGATATTCTTATGCTCTTCATGCTTGAGCCATCTATTAGGTCTAAAGATATTGCTGTTATTCTTGAACTAGCGGCAAGTACAATAGAAAAAGTTATCGCTAAATTTAAGGATGATGAAGTGATTGAAAGAGAAGGTTCAACAAAAAGTGGTTATTGGAAAATAATAGAACAAAAATGA
- a CDS encoding DUF6998 domain-containing protein has translation MQEIKQLLEITQKLRSQYQRSFSLDGRLVGDIGEVLAAEKYGLELYNENTAIYDGFEKTTGRKVQIKASFKNYSYFPFGEDKIPDYFLSINILENGELEELYNGPGSFIVEHYIQKRNLKHYKETFYTLSKGILTSLNREVPLEEKIKIVL, from the coding sequence ATGCAAGAAATCAAACAGCTACTCGAAATCACTCAAAAGTTGAGAAGCCAATACCAAAGAAGTTTTTCATTGGATGGTCGCCTAGTAGGTGATATTGGTGAAGTTTTGGCAGCTGAGAAATATGGTTTGGAACTGTATAATGAAAATACTGCTATTTATGATGGTTTTGAAAAAACGACAGGAAGGAAAGTACAAATAAAAGCTTCGTTTAAGAACTATAGTTATTTCCCTTTTGGAGAAGATAAAATACCCGACTATTTCTTGAGCATAAATATACTTGAGAACGGAGAACTAGAAGAATTGTATAATGGACCAGGTAGTTTCATTGTAGAACATTATATTCAAAAAAGAAATTTAAAACATTATAAAGAAACTTTTTATACTCTTTCAAAAGGAATTTTGACGAGTTTAAACAGAGAAGTTCCTTTAGAGGAAAAAATAAAAATAGTTTTATAA
- a CDS encoding DUF4917 family protein gives MSNSLVKYSEMLSEIENTENHLLLGNGFNYSLGVNTGYKNIFDVMKELNPIYNSLNIEDNNYDIEGIIGRLKNNINNPDKDFLDSFINNQVKKDFIKACFAIVKESIKNIYEEKNNGIGLLFKNFTTYFSLNYDPFLYLLLLKYKKNENLLVFNNSIPFIEIDLNIQTSETYKTIKEIYFTYKKDIFNSKGIQILEKDFSKLTKTDFEKQLSDVLKSKNIKNYKKCLEVLYEELRSNSIQLEINDGFTFSEPLSLFKYNPEINRNLFFLHGAFHLYKDKKSIYKITKESDKALYEIIDGILDNESKDLICVFTNENKIEEINDSLYLKRNFTELSNLRGSMVIIGSSLDDNDKHVFDCINNSNVNKIFFASSENRFEKDNEKLQALFPRKEFVLFDRETITYDNIENSILERE, from the coding sequence ATGAGTAATAGTTTAGTGAAATATTCGGAAATGTTATCTGAAATTGAAAATACAGAAAATCATCTATTATTAGGTAATGGATTTAATTATTCTTTGGGTGTAAATACTGGATATAAGAATATTTTTGATGTTATGAAAGAACTAAATCCCATATACAATAGTTTAAATATTGAAGATAATAATTATGATATTGAGGGGATAATTGGTAGGTTGAAAAACAACATCAATAATCCAGATAAAGATTTTTTAGATTCATTCATTAACAATCAAGTTAAAAAAGATTTTATTAAAGCGTGTTTTGCAATTGTTAAAGAATCAATTAAAAATATTTATGAAGAAAAAAATAACGGAATAGGATTGCTTTTTAAGAATTTCACCACTTATTTTTCACTTAATTATGATCCTTTTTTATACTTACTGCTTTTGAAGTATAAAAAAAATGAAAACTTACTTGTTTTCAACAATTCAATTCCATTTATAGAAATTGATTTAAACATTCAAACTTCTGAAACGTATAAAACTATTAAAGAAATTTATTTTACATACAAGAAAGATATTTTTAATAGTAAAGGAATACAAATATTAGAAAAGGATTTTAGTAAATTGACTAAAACCGATTTTGAAAAACAATTGAGTGATGTATTAAAATCCAAAAATATTAAAAATTATAAAAAATGTCTAGAGGTTTTATATGAGGAACTCCGCTCAAATTCAATACAATTAGAAATTAACGATGGTTTTACTTTTTCAGAACCACTATCTTTATTCAAATATAATCCTGAGATAAATAGAAATTTATTTTTTCTCCATGGCGCTTTTCATTTATATAAAGACAAAAAAAGTATTTATAAAATAACAAAAGAAAGTGATAAGGCTTTATATGAAATAATCGATGGGATTTTGGATAATGAATCTAAAGATTTGATTTGTGTTTTTACAAATGAGAATAAAATTGAAGAAATTAATGATAGTTTATATTTAAAAAGAAATTTTACTGAACTTTCAAATTTGAGAGGAAGTATGGTTATTATAGGTAGCTCACTAGACGATAATGATAAACATGTTTTTGATTGTATAAATAATAGTAATGTGAACAAGATATTTTTTGCTTCTTCCGAAAATAGATTTGAAAAAGATAATGAAAAATTACAAGCATTATTTCCTCGTAAAGAATTTGTATTGTTTGACCGAGAAACTATTACCTATGATAATATTGAAAATTCGATATTAGAAAGAGAATAA
- a CDS encoding abortive infection family protein gives MDDELKHIDLLNDFELVQYFQDHLIMRATGDGFDKDAYTKSRKKLVDNKSISHLLPKWIDANRTIDQFWTFIKARYSTYQERREFIWGEFNILLSHLESGKTSPLNETIVFNEVHLHSLWEKALERKESDPEGAITSARTLIESVLKHILDDQAIPYNESADLPVLYKEVAKSLNLAPELHNEGIFKQILGGVTSVVTGLGALRNKLGDAHGKSKTNVKPSLRHSELAVNLAGSMTMFLFRTYTEKKNLDEKLSNN, from the coding sequence ATGGATGATGAATTAAAACATATAGATTTATTGAATGATTTTGAATTGGTTCAATACTTTCAAGACCATTTAATTATGCGTGCTACTGGTGATGGATTTGATAAAGATGCCTATACTAAAAGCAGAAAAAAATTGGTTGATAACAAATCTATTTCTCATCTTCTGCCTAAATGGATTGACGCTAATCGTACCATCGATCAGTTTTGGACATTTATAAAAGCGCGTTACAGTACCTATCAGGAGAGAAGAGAGTTTATTTGGGGTGAATTCAATATTTTACTTTCTCATCTTGAAAGCGGAAAAACATCGCCTTTAAATGAAACAATTGTTTTTAACGAAGTTCATCTTCATTCTTTATGGGAAAAAGCATTGGAAAGGAAAGAAAGTGATCCCGAAGGAGCCATTACATCTGCCAGAACTTTAATCGAAAGTGTTTTAAAACACATTCTTGACGACCAAGCTATTCCCTATAACGAAAGTGCCGATCTTCCCGTATTATATAAAGAGGTGGCGAAATCCTTAAATCTAGCTCCTGAACTACATAATGAAGGTATATTTAAACAAATACTTGGTGGAGTAACAAGTGTTGTAACCGGTTTGGGAGCTTTACGAAATAAATTAGGTGATGCTCACGGAAAAAGCAAAACCAATGTAAAACCAAGTTTAAGACATAGTGAGCTTGCTGTCAATTTGGCTGGTTCAATGACCATGTTTTTATTTAGAACTTATACTGAAAAGAAGAATTTAGATGAAAAACTTTCTAACAATTGA